Proteins encoded together in one Impatiens glandulifera chromosome 1, dImpGla2.1, whole genome shotgun sequence window:
- the LOC124941043 gene encoding protein TIFY 4A-like: MASQETVLPSPLDKPLHQLTEEDISQLTREDCRRYLKSKGMRRPSWNKSQAIQQVISLKTLLEATHDSDASAARKKLHIPRLDTSYIAPKPASGNSPSSPSSAEETVLYQAKDSEKSDHLPDDVLACHVAASDTNDSIPPRLFVAPILQFFTILVCFCTYSEIIHSNFIWLTGEHAFALSYPMSTESYMGVTQQNDVNAHSASTFGYHETDIIHLVDNYFLLTVLLSERLSFSCTNWYLKTEALQNGYRISEAANVPAGQLTIFYCGKVNVYDDVPADKARFLKQLVASPLHLPLEGPFDGAAARQTLPGIFHLSSVKSGVDPPVPTLISMNLTDNSRLHREEIDTNLEDNFATEGPANIKLSVQRYLEKRKDRFKRKIAPSSSASMDVYLNHQTGYQTSSYHAIRSNTCSPTQIRSHEMSDFCEINAINDPKLSPALSDKGKQISRSCLM; encoded by the exons ATGGCCTCCCAAGAAACCGTTCTCCCATCACCTCTCGACAAACCCCTCCACCAGCTCACAGAAGAAGATATATCCCAGCTAACTCGCGAAGACTGTCGACGCTATCTCAAATCCAAag GAATGCGACGTCCTTCCTGGAACAAATCGCAGGCGATCCAACAGGTCATCTCTCTCAAGACACTTCTCGAAGCCACACACGATTCCGATGCTTCCGCCGCTCGGAAGAAGCTCCACATTCCTCGCCTCGATACTTCCTACATT GCCCCAAAACCAGCAAGTGGGAATAGTCCGTCAAGTCCTTCATCGGCCGAAGAAACTGTACTTTACCAGGCTAAGGATTCAGAAAAATCCGATCATCTCCCCGACGATGTATTGGCCTGCCATGTTGCTGCCTCTGATACTAATGACTCAATCCCTCCCAGGTTGTTTGTAGCACCAATTCTACAATTTTTCACT ATTTTGGTTTGCTTTTGTACCTACTCTGAGATCATACATTCTAATTTCATATGGTTGACGG GTGAACATGCCTTTGCACTGTCTTATCCAATGTCAACTGAAAGCTATATGGGTGTAACGCAGCAGAATGATGTCAATGCACATTCA GCATCTACATTCGGGTATCATGAAACTGATATCATCCATTTGGTGgacaattattttttgttgacaGTTTTACTGTCTGAACGAT tGTCATTTTCTTGCACCAATTGGTATTTGAAAACTGAAGCTCTACAAAATGGTTATAGAATATCTGAAGCAGCAAATGTTCCCGCTGGACAATTGACAATTTTCTATTGTGGGAAGGTTAATGTATATGATGATGTGCCTGCTGATAAG GCTCGTTTTCTTAAGCAGCTTGTTGCAAGTCCTCTGCATTTGCCTCTAGAAGGCCCTTTTGATGGTGCAGCCGCAAGGCAAACTTTGCCAGGCATTTTTCATCTATCCAGTGTCAAGTCTGGTGTGGATCCTCCTGTTCCAACCTTGATATCAA TGAACCTCACTGATAACTCTCGGTTACACAGAGAGGAAATTGACACAAATCTGGAGGACAACTTTG CAACTGAAGGTCCtgcaaatataaaattatcagtGCAAAGATATCTTGAAAAACGCAAGGACAG GTTCAAGAGAAAGATAGCTCCCTCTTCATCTGCTAGTATGGATGTATACTTAAACCACCAAACGGGATACCAGACCTCCAGTTATCATGCAATCAGGAGCAACACATGCTCCCCGACACAAATCAGATCACATGAAATGTCTGATTTCTGTGAGATCAATGCAATAAATGATCCCAAGCTTTCACCTGCTTTGAGTGATAAAGGTAAACAAATATCtagatcttgtttgatgtag